A portion of the Luxibacter massiliensis genome contains these proteins:
- a CDS encoding class I SAM-dependent DNA methyltransferase, which produces MGNMSNFVKRVRDIMRNDAGINGDAQRIEQIAWMLFLKVYDAKEQDWEWDEEDYQSIIPEKCRWRNWGHDEDGKGMTGDILLDFVNNTLFPTLKNLPVNADTPIKKAIVQTTFADANNYMKDGVLLRQVIGVIDELDLTDYEESHAFGEIYETILKELQSAGSSGEFYTPRAVTDFMAQMIKPQIGEKMADFACGTGGFITSWLKELKKKVKTTEDEEMYANSIYGIEKKQFPYMLCITNMLLHDLDVPQVFHDNTLLRDVLDYTEDDQVDVILMNPPYGGSEKTEVKNHFPSDLASSETADLFMSVIMYRLKENGRAAVILPDGFLFGTDNAKVAIKTKLFSEFNVHTIVRMPGSVFSPYTSITTNILFFDRNGTTKETWFYRLDMPEGYKHFSKTKPMKLEHFAPAVEWWENRQEIQEEGFDKAKKYSIDEIKEKNYNIDLCGYPHEEEEILPPKELIQQYQEKRASLNADIDRILAQITDILGINLEEN; this is translated from the coding sequence ATGGGAAATATGTCAAATTTTGTAAAAAGAGTAAGAGATATCATGCGTAATGACGCGGGTATCAATGGCGATGCACAGCGTATTGAGCAGATAGCATGGATGCTCTTTTTGAAAGTATATGATGCAAAAGAACAGGATTGGGAATGGGATGAAGAAGACTATCAGTCCATTATTCCAGAAAAATGTCGTTGGAGAAACTGGGGACATGATGAAGATGGAAAAGGAATGACAGGAGATATTCTCTTGGATTTTGTAAACAATACATTGTTTCCAACGTTGAAAAATCTTCCAGTCAATGCAGACACTCCAATAAAAAAGGCTATTGTCCAGACAACATTTGCTGATGCGAATAACTATATGAAAGATGGTGTTCTTCTACGTCAGGTTATTGGTGTAATTGATGAGTTGGATTTGACAGATTATGAAGAAAGTCATGCTTTTGGAGAAATTTATGAAACAATTTTGAAAGAATTACAGAGTGCAGGCTCTTCTGGAGAATTTTACACACCTCGTGCAGTGACAGATTTTATGGCACAGATGATAAAACCACAGATAGGCGAAAAAATGGCAGATTTTGCTTGTGGTACAGGTGGATTTATCACAAGCTGGTTAAAAGAGTTAAAGAAAAAGGTTAAGACAACCGAGGACGAAGAAATGTATGCAAACTCTATATATGGAATTGAAAAGAAGCAATTTCCGTATATGCTTTGTATCACAAATATGTTATTACACGATTTAGATGTTCCGCAGGTTTTTCATGACAACACATTGTTGAGAGATGTTCTTGATTACACAGAAGATGATCAGGTAGATGTTATCCTTATGAATCCACCCTATGGAGGCTCAGAGAAAACAGAAGTCAAAAATCATTTTCCGTCCGATCTTGCAAGCAGTGAGACGGCCGATCTTTTTATGTCAGTTATCATGTATCGTTTGAAAGAAAATGGTAGAGCAGCGGTAATTTTACCAGATGGATTTTTATTTGGAACAGACAATGCAAAAGTAGCCATTAAAACAAAACTGTTTTCTGAGTTTAATGTACACACAATTGTTCGTATGCCTGGAAGTGTTTTTTCTCCGTATACATCAATCACAACCAATATTTTGTTCTTTGATAGAAATGGTACTACAAAAGAAACATGGTTTTACCGTCTGGATATGCCAGAAGGATACAAGCATTTCAGTAAGACAAAACCTATGAAACTAGAGCATTTTGCACCAGCAGTTGAGTGGTGGGAAAATCGCCAGGAAATACAGGAAGAGGGATTTGATAAGGCAAAGAAATACAGCATTGATGAAATCAAAGAGAAGAACTATAACATAGACCTTTGCGGATATCCTCATGAGGAAGAAGAAATTTTACCACCAAAGGAATTGATTCAGCAGTATCAGGAAAAAAGAGCCAGTTTAAATGCTGATATTGATAGAATTCTGGCGCAGATAACGGATATTTTGGGAATAAATCTGGAGGAGAACTAA